One Deinococcus grandis DNA window includes the following coding sequences:
- a CDS encoding GerMN domain-containing protein: MSVPRKLFSPFNVVSAALLAVSVLALQAVQRTPPTPEPPKLDLTERQTLKVKVYFTDPQVQALKPETRTVQVSRTNTRSVAQAAVDVWARGPFDKSFLGVVPAGTPAPKVYLRGQHYYVDLPEAYTKLRYGASGERMLLCTLTRTLLEQKGQDVTFLVSGQNVEALGRIDLTQPFAAGDCADQ, from the coding sequence CTCGCCGTTCAACGTGGTCTCGGCCGCGCTGCTCGCCGTGTCCGTCCTGGCCCTGCAGGCCGTGCAGCGCACGCCGCCCACGCCCGAGCCGCCCAAACTGGACCTGACCGAACGGCAGACCCTGAAGGTCAAGGTGTACTTCACCGACCCGCAGGTGCAGGCCCTGAAACCCGAGACCCGCACCGTGCAGGTGAGCCGCACGAACACCCGCTCGGTCGCGCAGGCCGCCGTGGACGTCTGGGCGCGCGGCCCCTTCGACAAGAGCTTCCTGGGGGTCGTGCCCGCCGGGACGCCCGCCCCGAAGGTGTACCTGCGCGGGCAGCACTACTACGTGGACCTGCCCGAGGCGTACACCAAGCTGCGCTACGGTGCCAGCGGCGAACGCATGCTGCTGTGCACCCTGACCCGCACCCTGCTGGAACAGAAGGGGCAGGACGTGACGTTCCTGGTCAGCGGGCAGAACGTCGAGGCGCTGGGCCGCATTGACCTCACGCAGCCGTTCGCGGCCGGGGACTGCGCCGACCAGTAA